A DNA window from Rossellomorea marisflavi contains the following coding sequences:
- a CDS encoding CdaR family transcriptional regulator, producing the protein MAFMTRELAQEIVNRTMAILDWNINVMNEEGIIIGSGDANRIGDVHEGAILVLRHKKKIEVREEREGMKPGINFPIFFYEQIVGVVGITGDPREVQAFAELIKMSAELVLEQSFLLEQFQWKQRIQNDLVNQLITGTGGAAVVEKAGSLGINLDLPRVALVLEGGTEPDEQNLLRSIEFELDKGDVLGVTPSNEIILFKVVGKGLKIPRRFRSGPVGVGGVTESSRDWRNSYEQGKLALAIGRRMRPGLPVYSYEEYRIEALLLRMIEQDPDIERFAYYLPLLEHAEGVETLDAYLQENGELNRTADRLFIHRNTLRYRLDKIFQWTGKDPRKIRDLMELYVAKLFHESH; encoded by the coding sequence ATGGCGTTCATGACGCGTGAACTGGCTCAGGAAATCGTCAACAGGACGATGGCCATCCTTGATTGGAACATCAACGTGATGAATGAAGAAGGCATTATCATCGGTTCGGGTGATGCGAATAGGATCGGGGATGTCCACGAGGGCGCAATCCTTGTCCTTCGGCACAAAAAGAAGATCGAAGTAAGGGAAGAGAGGGAAGGGATGAAGCCGGGAATCAATTTTCCTATTTTCTTTTACGAACAGATTGTCGGAGTAGTCGGCATCACCGGGGATCCGCGAGAAGTTCAAGCCTTCGCAGAGCTGATCAAGATGTCGGCGGAACTCGTTCTCGAGCAATCCTTCCTTCTCGAACAGTTTCAATGGAAGCAAAGAATCCAAAATGATCTCGTAAATCAACTGATAACAGGGACTGGCGGGGCCGCTGTTGTGGAGAAGGCCGGCTCACTGGGAATCAACCTTGACCTTCCTCGTGTCGCCTTGGTCCTGGAAGGCGGTACGGAACCCGATGAACAGAACCTGCTTCGTTCCATCGAGTTTGAACTGGACAAAGGAGATGTTCTCGGAGTTACCCCTTCCAATGAAATCATCCTATTCAAAGTCGTGGGAAAAGGTCTGAAGATCCCGCGACGTTTCAGGTCGGGACCAGTCGGTGTCGGAGGTGTGACAGAAAGCTCACGTGATTGGCGGAACTCGTATGAGCAGGGGAAACTTGCCCTTGCAATCGGCCGGAGGATGCGACCGGGTTTGCCGGTCTATTCCTATGAAGAGTACCGGATTGAGGCCCTTTTATTGCGGATGATTGAACAGGATCCGGATATAGAGCGGTTTGCCTATTATCTTCCCCTCCTTGAACATGCAGAGGGAGTAGAAACACTAGATGCCTACCTACAGGAAAACGGGGAACTGAACCGGACAGCGGATCGCCTGTTTATTCATCGGAACACGCTTCGCTACCGGTTGGATAAGATCTTTCAGTGGACGGGGAAGGATCCGCGTAAGATCAGGGATCTGATGGAACTATATGTAGCGAAACTTTTTCATGAATCACATTAG
- a CDS encoding polysaccharide biosynthesis C-terminal domain-containing protein, which translates to MTTATMQGINEQKKVVWAIAVGIAVKVVLNILLVPPFKEIGPILATYAGMGVSVLYTLLHIKKAVGFSIRKLIRSLIPIAIVTAIMAAVVLAVEKGVEAAVPSSMGDKGVDLIVTSAGIIAGMVVFIAGSWRLPVVQGILSARKQR; encoded by the coding sequence GTGACGACTGCGACCATGCAGGGAATCAATGAGCAAAAGAAAGTCGTGTGGGCCATTGCCGTCGGAATCGCTGTGAAAGTCGTACTGAACATCCTTCTTGTGCCGCCGTTCAAAGAAATAGGACCGATCCTGGCGACCTATGCGGGGATGGGCGTATCCGTCTTATATACTCTTCTTCACATCAAGAAGGCAGTCGGCTTTTCAATCAGGAAGTTGATCCGGTCGTTGATTCCCATTGCCATCGTCACAGCCATAATGGCTGCGGTTGTTCTGGCAGTGGAGAAGGGTGTGGAAGCCGCTGTGCCTTCCTCAATGGGTGATAAGGGAGTCGATTTGATTGTCACATCTGCAGGGATTATCGCAGGGATGGTCGTTTTCATAGCGGGAAGCTGGCGTTTGCCCGTCGTCCAAGGGATTTTATCTGCAAGGAAACAGCGCTAA
- a CDS encoding putative polysaccharide biosynthesis protein: protein MDKKMMRGTFFLTSATFISKIIGFLFIIPFTLLVGDTGYALYKYAYGPYTILLSLSTVGLPLAVSKFVAKYNERGNYLAGLNLLRYGLIAMIISGIVSFLLLYFSAPWVVVAFGEGGSGNSREDMIYVVRLVSFALLVVPPMSLLRGYFQGSDSMGPSAMSTVMEQVVRIVFILAGGYLILNVLNGTIKAAVGIATFAAFIGGLASLVLLLWVFWKRRRLIRKQMDESVGNAKIAVFPMFKELTRYAIPFVITGLTIPIYQNIDTFTINRLFMNIGYAFSKVEVINGNIGIAQILVLVPVSLATAFGMTLIPRITSSFESGRIQEVRDSIDQTFQLVLFFTFPAAIGLSAVGTHLFRLMFPSSSDAELGVSF, encoded by the coding sequence ATGGACAAGAAGATGATGCGGGGGACATTTTTCCTGACCTCTGCCACCTTTATCTCAAAAATCATCGGGTTTCTATTCATCATCCCATTCACCCTGCTGGTAGGGGATACGGGATATGCCCTGTACAAATACGCATACGGACCGTATACGATCCTGCTCAGCCTGTCGACGGTCGGCTTGCCCCTTGCTGTTTCCAAGTTCGTGGCGAAATACAACGAAAGGGGTAACTACCTCGCAGGGCTGAACCTGCTCCGTTATGGCCTGATTGCCATGATCATCAGCGGAATCGTTTCGTTTCTACTATTATACTTCTCTGCCCCATGGGTAGTGGTGGCGTTCGGAGAAGGGGGAAGTGGGAACTCACGGGAAGACATGATCTACGTTGTCCGGCTGGTCAGTTTTGCCTTGCTCGTCGTGCCCCCCATGAGCTTGCTGAGGGGGTACTTCCAGGGGAGTGATTCCATGGGGCCATCGGCCATGAGTACGGTCATGGAGCAGGTGGTCCGAATCGTCTTCATCCTTGCCGGGGGCTATCTCATCCTCAACGTGTTGAATGGGACGATAAAAGCGGCCGTTGGCATTGCAACGTTTGCCGCCTTCATCGGGGGACTGGCCTCCCTTGTCCTTCTTTTATGGGTTTTCTGGAAAAGACGCCGCCTGATCCGCAAGCAAATGGATGAAAGTGTGGGCAATGCGAAGATTGCGGTGTTTCCTATGTTCAAGGAGCTGACGCGATATGCCATCCCCTTTGTCATCACGGGCTTGACGATCCCGATTTATCAGAACATCGATACGTTCACGATCAATCGCCTGTTCATGAACATTGGATATGCCTTTTCAAAAGTCGAGGTCATCAATGGGAACATCGGGATCGCCCAGATCCTCGTCCTTGTTCCCGTCTCACTGGCCACTGCTTTTGGCATGACCTTGATCCCGAGGATCACATCATCATTTGAAAGCGGGAGGATCCAAGAAGTAAGGGATAGCATCGATCAGACATTCCAGCTGGTCCTGTTCTTTACCTTCCCTGCTGCCATCGGACTCAGTGCGGTGGGGACTCATCTCTTCAGACTGATGTTTCCTTCCTCATCCGATGCTGAACTCGGGGTATCATTCTAG